The Buttiauxella selenatireducens genome has a window encoding:
- a CDS encoding nitrate- and nitrite sensing domain-containing protein, with product MNPTAHDFLMAARTRGREQLQDILHIGQLTGRIARLAHMLQRERGASNIWLCSSGQLFSAERSRCIEEVDHELALFKQAIADPNDLPGSAILVSLACALHYLERLPPLRAAIAEQHIQPLQAMEQFNITLRHLLSIVPEVSNVVDDAGVVRSLAALFSFMQGKELAGQERAIGALGFTLGEFTDVLRQQLVDRIDSQQHCFDTFCSMVDEPLRVQFRACSEPCRETEQLRRMACTRLKSEGDDSPRALRWFALLSARIDALKAVEDALIDGVMAQAQRALGQGLQQTPLNEDDIAHWVAGNDGMKNERYLDRHLLPLVRQQAQQLEMMAQQLASLQATIEERKIIDKAKALLIRHQGHSEEQAWQVLRKMAMNQNKRMVDVAIAMVSVAEIWQLPTKE from the coding sequence GTGAATCCTACCGCCCATGACTTTTTAATGGCGGCTCGCACTCGTGGGCGTGAACAGTTGCAGGACATTTTACACATCGGGCAACTCACCGGACGGATAGCCAGGCTCGCGCATATGCTACAGCGTGAGCGAGGGGCTTCCAACATCTGGTTGTGTTCGTCAGGCCAACTTTTTTCGGCTGAACGCTCACGTTGCATTGAAGAAGTCGACCATGAATTAGCGCTTTTCAAACAGGCGATTGCCGACCCGAATGACCTGCCGGGCAGCGCTATCCTGGTGAGCCTCGCCTGTGCGCTTCATTACCTCGAGCGTTTACCGCCGCTTCGGGCAGCAATTGCGGAGCAACACATTCAGCCTTTGCAGGCGATGGAGCAATTCAACATCACGCTGCGCCATCTGCTGAGCATTGTTCCGGAAGTCAGTAACGTGGTGGATGATGCCGGCGTGGTGCGAAGCCTGGCCGCACTGTTTAGTTTTATGCAGGGTAAAGAGTTGGCCGGGCAAGAGCGGGCGATAGGTGCGCTGGGCTTCACGTTAGGGGAGTTCACCGACGTGCTGCGTCAGCAACTGGTCGACCGTATCGACAGCCAGCAACACTGTTTTGATACGTTTTGTAGCATGGTTGACGAGCCGTTGCGGGTGCAATTCAGGGCTTGTAGCGAGCCTTGCCGGGAAACAGAACAGTTGCGACGGATGGCCTGCACGCGACTGAAGAGTGAGGGTGACGACTCGCCGCGCGCCTTACGTTGGTTTGCGTTGTTAAGCGCCAGAATTGATGCTTTGAAAGCGGTGGAAGATGCACTGATTGATGGGGTGATGGCTCAGGCTCAGCGGGCGCTGGGGCAGGGTTTACAGCAAACCCCGTTGAATGAAGACGACATCGCTCATTGGGTTGCAGGCAATGACGGGATGAAAAACGAGCGCTATCTCGATCGCCATTTATTACCGCTGGTACGCCAACAAGCCCAACAACTCGAAATGATGGCGCAACAGTTGGCGTCGCTACAGGCCACCATCGAGGAACGTAAAATCATCGATAAAGCCAAAGCGCTATTGATTCGTCATCAGGGGCACAGCGAAGAACAGGCCTGGCAGGTTCTGCGCAAAATGGCAATGAACCAGAATAAACGCATGGTAGATGTCGCCATTGCGATGGTATCGGTAGCGGAAATCTGGCAGTTACCCACTAAGGAGTAG